A genome region from Dolichospermum compactum NIES-806 includes the following:
- a CDS encoding GntR family transcriptional regulator, producing MIQFRIQPDSEIPASNQLFNQIRFAIASGQYSPAYKLPSTRALAMQTGLHRNTISKVYRQLEEEGFVESLAGSGIYVRAQGHEGGSRSQSPMLKQNPQAYKVVQQALDELLGQGCSLNQSRELFLAEVDWRLRCSARVLVVTPSQDIGAGELMIDELEESLQIPVQLVAMEELIGVLDQTTSATLVTSRYFIGEVEAIAAPKAVRVIPLDIHDYGKEMTVVKSLPKSSCIGIVSLSSGILRATEVILHGLRGDELLVMTAQPKDAYKLHAIVKRSEIIFCTDQVSYSTAQSAMQTALEDLIRPPKLIRCENYIGTQSINLLKRELGLI from the coding sequence ATGATTCAATTCCGTATTCAGCCAGATAGTGAAATTCCTGCATCTAATCAACTGTTTAATCAGATTCGATTTGCGATCGCCTCTGGGCAATATTCACCTGCATATAAACTACCCAGTACCAGGGCGTTAGCTATGCAAACTGGATTACATCGCAACACCATTAGTAAAGTTTACCGCCAATTGGAAGAAGAAGGATTTGTTGAAAGTTTAGCAGGTTCAGGCATCTATGTCCGCGCTCAAGGTCATGAAGGCGGAAGTAGATCCCAGTCTCCCATGCTCAAACAAAATCCTCAAGCCTATAAGGTAGTGCAACAAGCCCTAGATGAGTTACTTGGTCAAGGTTGTTCTCTCAATCAATCACGGGAACTATTTCTAGCCGAAGTTGACTGGCGGTTGCGTTGTAGCGCTAGAGTTTTAGTAGTTACACCATCTCAAGATATTGGGGCTGGGGAATTAATGATTGATGAATTGGAAGAATCTCTGCAAATTCCAGTTCAACTTGTAGCAATGGAAGAACTTATTGGTGTTCTCGACCAAACTACCTCAGCCACATTAGTCACCAGTCGTTATTTTATCGGAGAAGTGGAAGCGATCGCTGCCCCCAAAGCCGTCCGCGTCATTCCCCTCGATATTCACGACTATGGTAAGGAAATGACAGTAGTTAAAAGCTTACCCAAATCCAGTTGTATAGGTATAGTTAGCCTCAGTTCCGGTATTCTCAGAGCCACAGAAGTTATTCTTCACGGTTTACGCGGGGATGAACTATTGGTAATGACCGCCCAACCAAAGGACGCTTATAAACTACACGCGATCGTCAAACGCTCAGAAATCATCTTTTGTACCGATCAAGTCAGCTATTCCACAGCACAATCCGCCATGCAAACAGCCTTAGAAGACCTTATCCGTCCACCGAAACTCATTCGCTGTGAAAACTACATCGGCACTCAGTCCATCAACCTCCTCAAACGCGAACTGGGATTAATTTGA
- a CDS encoding dienelactone hydrolase family protein, which yields MTEPAIQTTTIQIPQENLQIATYLAQPTAPGSYPGIVVLQEIFGVNAHIRDITERIAKLGYVAIAPALFQRQAPGFETGYTPEDVEIGRKHAAETTASQLLSDIQAAINYLKTLPEVKPDGFGCVGFCFGGHVAYLAATLSDIKATASFYGAGITTRTPGGGNPSITRTSAIKGTIYTFFGEEDASIPPEQVDEIAAELAKYHISHRLFRYDGSGHGFFCDRRASYNSKAAADAWEQVEQLFSQLVPQGGSQKSKVKTKTL from the coding sequence ATGACAGAGCCAGCAATACAGACTACAACAATTCAAATTCCTCAAGAGAATTTACAAATAGCCACCTATTTAGCTCAACCAACAGCACCCGGTTCTTATCCAGGAATTGTAGTTCTCCAGGAGATTTTTGGCGTTAACGCGCATATTCGGGATATTACTGAACGGATTGCTAAACTAGGATATGTGGCGATCGCTCCAGCGCTGTTTCAACGTCAAGCCCCTGGATTTGAAACGGGTTACACGCCCGAAGATGTGGAAATAGGCAGAAAACACGCCGCAGAAACTACAGCATCACAACTTTTGAGTGATATTCAAGCAGCTATTAACTACCTGAAAACTTTACCTGAAGTTAAACCAGATGGATTTGGTTGTGTTGGCTTTTGTTTTGGTGGTCACGTCGCCTATCTAGCTGCCACACTCTCTGATATTAAAGCCACTGCTTCCTTTTACGGTGCGGGGATCACTACTCGTACTCCCGGAGGTGGAAATCCCAGTATTACCCGGACATCAGCAATTAAAGGCACTATCTACACCTTTTTTGGTGAGGAAGATGCGAGTATTCCTCCAGAACAGGTAGACGAGATTGCTGCCGAACTTGCAAAATATCACATTTCTCATCGTCTGTTTCGTTACGATGGATCTGGTCATGGATTTTTTTGTGACCGTCGTGCCAGTTATAATTCTAAAGCTGCGGCAGATGCTTGGGAGCAAGTTGAACAACTTTTTAGTCAACTAGTACCGCAGGGCGGAAGTCAAAAGTCAAAAGTCAAAACTAAGACATTATAG